A region of the Perca flavescens isolate YP-PL-M2 chromosome 15, PFLA_1.0, whole genome shotgun sequence genome:
GTGTCTTTTTTAGAGAAGGGCATCCTTCCGGATTTTTTAAGGGAATAGTAGTTTACCAATAAGTTACAGTGACTGAAACTCATTCATGTTAACGGACTACTGAATGCAGCATACTAGACTGCAGTCCCATGCTACCCTCTTTCCCAGTTACAAACGTTAACATAATAATTTAATTCGCGCCTTTCTTTGAAATAATAGAATTGTAGCGCACTCTAAACATCAGGGTTTATTCTGTAACAGGAGAGGATCAGTCAAGTCTTACGGGAACTTGAAGAGGATCAGATACAAGTAGTGAAACTGGGTGATGCCTCCATCGCTGCCCCCTTCACTTCCAAACTCTCCTCCATACAGTGCAGTGAGTAACACTGGTTTATGATTTCAACTTGAAACAGTTGGCAAAAATCTCAACATGAAGCtgcctctctccccccctctaaaacttttttttttttccccagtctgCCATGTAATAAAGCAAGGCCGTTGCACTCTGGTGACAACACTCCAGATGTTCAAGATCCTCGCTCTAAATGCCCTGGTGCTGGCCTACAGCCAGTCTGTACTCTACCTCGAGGGGGTCAAGTTCAGCGATTTCCAGGCGACCCTGCAGGGCCTGCTCTTGGCCGGATGCTTTCTCTTCATCTCTAGATCAAAGGTCAGAATATATGTCACAAAATCCAGGCTCTGCATGTTTCTGATGGTTCTCCTACCAAGATCTTCTTTACTGAATGTTTTTCTTCTACCATGATATGTTTACTGTTTTTGATAGAAATGGAAACcaaattaatcttttttttcaccCTGTTTACACAGCCACTGAAAACGTTGTCTCGAGAGCGTCCCTTACCAAACATCTTCAATCTTTATACGGTCTTGACTGTGCTGCTGCAGTTTGCTGTTCACTTCTGTAGTCTGGTGTATCTTTACAAAGAGGCACAAAGCAGAAGTCCGCCCAGGTAAAACGCAGTAAGATaggaatagagagagagagagagagagagagagagtaaagagCCGTTGTGCTTTACAAGTTAAATATTAATAACATTACATTAATACATTATTATAACATTTCACTTTACCTTTCTCTTTTGCAGAGCGGAGCAGTTTGCAGATCTATATAAAGAGTTTGAACCCAGTCTAATTAACAGCACTGTGTATATAATGTCCATGGCCATGCAGATGGCCACCTTTGCCATTAACTACAAGGTACTTATTCTTAATACCATTAGTATTTGTTGTCTCTGCATCCTTAATATACAAACTCACAGCATTTCTTGTTGTGTCCGAAAGGGTCACCCCTTCATGGAGTCTCTCAGCGAGAATCGACCACTACTATGGAGTATCGCTCTGTCAGGTTTAGCGATTGTGGGACTTCTTACTGGTTCCTCACCAGAATTCAACGAACAGTTTGCTCTTGTAGATATTCCAACTGAGGTGAGCTGAGATTACTTTATCatgtattgttttgttaaaATAGCCTTGTAATAAGGATGTACTCCATAAGGTAACCTGCTTCCTTTTTTTTACTTCCTTGCAGTTCAAATTAATCATTGCCCAGGTTCTGGTGGTGGACTTTGTTGCTGCTCTGCTGGTGGACCGTGTCCTGCAGTTCCTGCTGGGCAAAGGAACTCTCAGGCTGCCTTCTTGAACTCAGTGCCAGCAGCGACCGCTGCCCTCACCAACCAAACTGTAAAGGGAGAGAAGACtttggaggaggaagagaattGAAGCTGTTGTGACATACACAAGACAGCTGAGACAGTCATGGTGTACAGTATTGTACACTCCGTGTATCCCTTCCTTCGTCCTTCTCTGCCCCTCCTTAACCATCTGTGTTTCTGCATTTTTatcagctcttttttttctcaattatcTTTCTTCATAACTcttgagtttgtttttttctctacatttctctctcttactTCATCTGTCCCTCCCCACTGCTACACAAGGCCATGAAGACAGCAGTATTGAGCGGAGTGCAAGACTGTGTGCCAGCCAGAGTGAAACATACAGGCACACAACAGGGGCATTCTCCAAGAGAATTGAAAagtgtttttgatttttttgattcctctccttgattttgtaaaaagtgaaaaacatctCTAACAGACTTATAAAGACTTACAGATACAAATTATGAAGTCTGCCAAGTGTTTTGTCAAGTACTGATGTCTGCACATGGATAGGATGAGCATGTCCAGCTGGTCATGAACTATCCTGTTCCCATAAGTAGGTAAGTAAAGAATGTTCAGGTTATGAGAATATAGTGTAactgcacaaacacatttttaatgaaACATTTTATCATGCACAAATGAATCtggcaaaaacaaacatttcattaaGCATCAGTTGATTGAAAAAAAAGCTTGTGAAACTTTGTGTTTACTTACAAACTGATCTCAACTACCAAACCATAGATAACCATTTGCTATTTATCTTTTgatatgtatttaaaataacCTTTGTTTGATGGACAAACTAGAGCATCTTAAACAGAGTGCCTTTCCCAAAAAATATCTGAATAGAAATCCAATCCATTGCTGTTAAAGGGCCTtgaaattcaaaatgtaaataattccAGCTTCCTCTCAGCAATATAATCCCACAAATTGTATCACTGAATCACATGTTGAACACAACCTTAAATTTACAGAAAGCAGggtgcctggatagctcacaggttcgactccgacctgcggccctttgctgcatgtcgttccccctctctctccccttttggGTCTAGGCTGTCCTAttcaaataaaagcctaaaaatgcccccaataaataatcttaaaaaaaatacatatactgtacatacagttaCGAGGCTGTCAAGTCAGAGTAGTTTAGttaaaaattaaacaatgtGGAGGTTTGAGGTTGGTTAAAAGTGTATTAAAGTCAATGAGCGTATTTTTTAACAAGAAATCTCAgcttacctttttattttacccTGAATTTGaaaattatataatatttatgttATACTTTTGTTTGTGGATATTGCAAATTATTTATGGGTGCATTTGGTTACCATAGGAATTTGCTTAATAGATACATTCCAACACCGAAATggaaaagagacacacacacacacacacacacacacacacacacacacacacacacacacacacacacacacacacacacacacacacacacacacacacacacacacacacacacacacacacacacacacacacacacacacacacacgttttccATCTATGGAAACCTCACATTCAGGGGTCAGGAAATACCCATAATTGATGTACAGATTAGGATGCCCCTCAATGGAATGTTGAATCCAGAACTAGTTGATCAGCTGATGTGCAAAGAGTAATAAGAACAGCAACTGAAATGATGAAAAGACAAAATGGCATGTAATGTATCAAGTAGGTGTGCGGTTCCCTGAAAAGTTCGGCTAAGTGTTGGTTAGCCAAGACTAGATAAGGAAAACACATGAATGACAATTAGTGTGGGAGAAGTGTCATTTTTGGTAGTATTTATGACAAAACTTATACTATCAGCAGGTAACACTGCTATATTgccaaaaactaaaacaagccATAGGGAGGTCAAAGCTGTTGAACTCAAGGTCTTAAACTCGGGAGGCCAAAGCACCAGGACTCTGAAGAACTAGCTCAAGAACTCTTCAGCTCGATATCCAAAGTCCAACCAATGTGTTCAGAGAAGATCAGGGCCAGGGTTGCCTCTTTAAACTATTAAGTAAATGCTAGGTCTTAACTTGATCCAGGGGGTTTCAGAACTACATGATTGGATTGTCATTACAGCCTGCATTTAATTTCTTTGAGTCTTCAATTAATAAATTGTCTTTTAAATATATTGAATTATATTCCTGTATTTTCCACTTTATGATCTTTAAtttataaaatcttaaaatgaaaCCCCAGTAGGTTTGTGCTTATTTGAATAGATTTGTATCCTGCATATGCTGCCATACAAATGCCCTGTAATTTTGAAAAGTCATATTTCTTACACATAAGAAAATCTGATAATCATGAAATTCCTATCTCATGGAGGGTTTCTTTCATCTGTTGTTCCAAAAAGCATAAACATGATAGGAATATTTTGATCCATATTCTAAGCAAAATGGGTAATCTATCGCAAGTTAAACTGGTCAATATTGTTGTAGTGGCAATCTGACCACAAAAAATGCCACTGGAGGGAATTTGACACCATTTCCAACACTGGTGCAAACAATGAGGTCCGCCATCATCTTAAGGTTAactctttattttaaaaatgcatttaaaaacacCTACAAAAAGACTGACAGATTAACAACGAGCAGACGAGCTCTAAAAAAACATCACTTGCACACAGCTGAGGCTGAAAAACTGTGTGGCTTCCCAAATCCTATTCCTCCATCCCCCTCACCTGTGATTCCATTTCACAGGTGTGCAGGTGACgtagcaaacaaaaaacacacacacacacacaaacacacaaacacacacacagcaaaatgtCTAAATTGGCTACAACAATTGTCATTAAATTATGACATTGTTGTTGACATTGTATCTTGGAGCTCTTTTAAGTCAGCACGTTCAAAATGTGATACAAACTAGTTACATGTGTCTGCTATTAAATAGTGTTTAGCTGTTACGTCTATAACCAAAACAGGAAATGCATGGTTTACTCTCAAACACAAGCAGTTAAATGTTACAATTTACTACATAGTCTGGGTTAGTTGAACCATACCTTGGGGTGAAATGTAACATTATAAAATTAGGATTAAAACAAAACTTGATATTGaaactttcattcaatattcaaatgactttttaaaatatttcaatataataatatataatatttcgaACACAGCTAGAGTATGTTTAAAGTGAATCAGGTGGTTTGTACCTTGTTTTGCAGTTGCTAATcacactacatttcccatgGTGCTTAGGTCAGAAGAGGGGTTTGGCTTTTTGGGCGCGCGGTGCGAAGAAAactatttgaaagaaaaaaaaatggcggatAAACATTCAGAAGCTGGACAAGAATGGTTTgtatctttttattattttttttaattttacctTTGCCACAACCGATTTTACATGAACGGTTTGCGTGTATGGAGAAAATGCATTAAAGCGTTGACGTTACCTCTGTCGGAGTTTTGCCCAAAGCAACTTATTGGTGTGGTCGTTACTGACATAGCTAAACATGTCGGCGAAACACCGTAACATTACGTTAACGTTAGTAATAGCTAGAGTATTTAACGTTACTGACATTCTATTAATGTACGTTAACGTTGGCTTTTTAATTCATAAAATGTCCCTGCAGTTGCGGAAGTGTCGCCGTGGCTGATAACGTTGACGTTTTCCAGAATGAGGTAAGACATTTTAACTGAAgtgtaagctaacgttagctaactaacaacGTCCCTGCTAATTCTATATTCATGAGCCAAACACGTTATAAAGTTAGTGCTAATTTGCTCTTTGTTCAATCTCTGTACCGTTACCAAGGTCAACTTGGTGAAACGGAAATCAAAAAGATGCTCATCTACAAGCCCCAGCACAGCTCCCCCAAACAAATGTGTCCGCAAAGTTACCGACCTCCTATCACCCACCACACAGACACCAGATGCAGGGGAAGTACAGTCCGAGACAGACAAACTAGAAATGCAGACAGAAAACACGGAGGGACCTTCAAGTCCCACTGTCGACCCCACTGCACGGAGGAAATCCTGGAGGAGAGGCACCATAACCCGACGCTCTCTCCGTGCACTTACCAACCCATATCAGGGTGAGATGTCTGGCTTTCTTGTACCTTATAATCAGGAAAGAATGGCCATagggtgttttctttttttgctgtttgttttgcaATATAAATCCCTATTTTTGTGTTTGCAGTTTTGTGCAGGAGCATAAGTGCATCCTTATCACAGCAAAACAGGCTTGAGAAATTGATGGAGGCTTCAATGAGGGTGAGTGTGGTAGGGTCATAAGTAAAGATGTAAATTAATTGTGAAAAATTGAATAAGCGGGCACAGTAGGTTACTTTTCATCTCTCTGGTATTGGCTGTTTGAGATGAAGATCTTTTTTCCACTTAACTAAAGATATTTGGAAAGTTGGTGGATTCAAAAAGGAACCAGATGTTGTTTAACAAACAAGTAACTATAAATGTTACTAGAGATTTTACATTGTAAAAAAAGTGGGGTTATGATAACAAATTATGTGATTAACTGAAATTTAAATTCACAACTTTAGAGACATATCAGATGTGATTGTATTCAGGAGTGCCAACCTACTCTACGTAAGATGTCCTAATGAAGTACTCATGAGAATAATGCTTTAGCCATAATGAGTAGACCGTAAAGGTCTGGGTTGCATTAGGTTAGAGATGAACATGTATCTAATTTTAATTAGTCTCTAAAACTAATGAATCTCTGTCTAATCACCTCTGCTTTGTCTCTAGCTGGCAATAGAAAGAGCTCACAATTCGCTGCGATCTGTGCCGGACACCTCACTGGAGTCTTTTCAAAAACAAGGTTAGTGCTTGCGCTGCCTCATTTGGTACATATTTCATGGACCtctttatttttaatggaaTTGTTGTCCTAGAAATATTGAATTCAAGTTATTTCTTTATTCATGTTCTGTCTTCCTTGGCGCAGTTGAACACATGCAGAAAGAGTGGGGTTATCTGGCCAAAAGCATACGCGATGAACCAGGGTGTCATCAACTCCCTGCTAGAGAAGCCAGGTATTGtggctgttttttgtttattcagTACTTTGCATGCATTATGGTGGTATGTatggtttttttatttgtttttaactacaaattaatattttatacTGATTTATGCCTCTGTTATTTGTGTCAGTTCTAGTGACCCTGCAGTGCAGAAAGTCTGGAAAGCCATCAATAGGCATGTTGTTCTTAATATCACTATATCACAAAGTATTCATACAAACCATACATTCAAACAGATGATGTGACCTAACACATGAGGTTATTTGTTTACCagcctgtgttgtgttttaggCTCCAGGCTGAAAGTGAATCCTGGGAGGCACTGTTGAACAAACACAGGAGTAAAGCAGAGGAATTGAAAAGGTGAACATGAACTGTCATTGAGGAATACTGTAGCAATACTGTGTTAGTGTGTCAATATTGTCTTAATTGTGTGTCAATAATGTGCTCTTTATTTGTTGCAGGAAAGTGGAGCAGGGCCAGCAAGGAGGCGTATCATTAGACACTACATCCATGGCCCAATCCTCACAGTACCATTTCATACAGAGTAAACCCGACTACCGCGCTCTCTTCTGTAGACAACAGCCCAAGCTTCATACTATGGCAATGATCGTATGTTGGAAAATAGATTTTTATATCATTCATTACCAAAGAAATCATAATCATCAATAGTAATGTATCAATAGTAGAAATTGttgactattttagaaaaagcTGGTATCTctactcattttttaaataattactaCATTGtgtgtatagatagatagatagatggatagatagatagatagatataggtGTATTGTAAAATATAGAAGCACCAGAACTCTGAAGAACTAGCTCAAGAACTCTTCAGCTCGATATCCAAAGTCCAACCAATGTGTTCAGAGAAGATCAGGGCCAGGGTTGCCTCTTTAAACTATTAGGTAAATGCTAGGTCTTAACTTGATCCAGGGGGTTTCAGAACTACATGATTGGATTCCTCCACCACCAAGACCACCTCTCTGAAACACCGGTCATTACAGCCTGCATTTAATTTCCTGGAgtcttcaataaataaataattgtctTTTAAATATATTCAATTATATTCCTGTTCATAGTATTTTCCACATTATGATTTTTAATTTATACAATCTTAAAAATGAAACCCCATTGGTTTGTGCTTCTTTGAATCGATTTGTATCCTGCACATGCGGAGGATAAATCCTCAGAATGTGAGAGTGCAATAAGAGTGATGAAACGTAAAGTAGATGCTACTGATTTATGGGCAGTTTAAGTGCTGCCCACAAACTTAATTCTTCTTCTTGTGGACCGTACCAAAGCTAGCACATTTGAGAGGTTGCAGACATTCTCCATCCTCTGCAGTTCAGAAATGTTTATCAGCTCATCATCACCTAACAGTCCAAGATGTCCGTGCCAATATATTTAATGATACATTCACATTTAGCCTATCTGATCGAACAATCACAGTTCACTTTGCTAGGTAATAACAAAGTTCATGTGAGATAACATAACTAGCGCAGCTTCTTTGTCCCGTTTGCTGTAGTTTGATTTCAGCAACGTGCTGTGAAGGTGCTGAATCCTACAACAACACACTATTTTCTGCAATAGTTAGTTTGGTTTTTCACATGAGAGATTTCGTTTTTCAGTCCTTGGTGTGtcctgttttaaaaatgttgatgtCACATATTTCTGTGCACCAATCCAAGTTTACTTACATTTGAATCAAAGTATTACAGTACAGTTGTGGAGTTGCTTGCTTATATTGCCAGCACTGTCAATCAAATTCAggtcaaaccacacacacagagccctgGTAAAGCTGGTTTCTGCGTGCTTAATAATGACTGGATGTAATCAATTATTCCTTTTATGTGTGTAGATGGACACTCAGAGTAAGATGGTTACAGAGCTTCTGTCCATCAAGGAGCAGTCACAGATATTGGTGAAAGAGACCAGTGGCCGATTGGGTAATGCTTTCATTCATCTTTTCTATGGAATAATTAAGTGGAATAAACTATGAAGTGCCAATTTAACATTGAATCTGATTCCTTTTTCCTACCAGTGGCAGAGGCAGGATTCCAGGATCTTTCACCTGGTGTCATCAGGAACCTCATGGCAGCACCTTTACCCTCAGCAGCTACGTAATCACAGGCAGGAGGCAAGCGCGAGCAATCAATCATCTAATGGACCATGACTCTTTATGACTTGTATACGAAGCTCATATATGTGTACTTTCTGGTAATTTTGCTGTTATATGATTTGGGAACAATTTCTTTGCTCTGTCTTTGTTGTCTTGTGTTACTGGATAAAGCCCTAATTTTATGGTTtctgtgtaaaaacaaaaaaaaaaaaaaaaaaaaaaacttcctccAGCAGCAGGACTGGTAATAGAGCTAGTTTAGGTAATCCATAGTTTGAACAGCAGGTGGCAGTGGCTGGCTATAAAATATTATGAGAAGCTTGCTGAATGGCTGAAGTGGTGTTTGGTCTTAATTGAGTGTATTCATGCCTGTAAAACCTGAAACTCGGAAACCAAATTGATTGTCTTAAAATTGTTTTAGAATTTGATGTTAATGAATCTGCCCTTTTAAGTGGTCTGATTACTACTAATTTATAAATGTACTCAAAAGTGACAATGCTAAGAGTAGCTGAACCATGTGCACCATACATTTTGTGCATGGTGCAcaattgtgattttaaaaagtgtcaTTAAGCAGGAATACCTTGTCCAATTAAAATTGACTTATACAACAGGAAAGCATTAACTACTAAGATTATAGAAGGATTGTgtgagaaaatcaaatatcacgatattgtgGACAAAactgtagggttgactattgttgctttcacaaaagattttcacaatgagatttttgacaaaaagccatcagtaatgtggatataatgactaagtgggaaAAGGCAAAACTGCTAGAATaatctggtaaattcagaaaattacatcactttactgtaatgcagcctttaaagacaggaaaagacaacacttctaccatattacgatataatatcaaaaatctaagacgatatccaatcttgtatcacgatatcgatatattgatgtattgcccagccctagttctaCAGTTTGCCTATAGTCTAGTTTATTTACAGTCCTTTCTACATCCTCAGTCACATTTACTCTCTTTTTGGTGCTGCATCTATTTCACTTCATCAGTGTCCCCTGACCATTCAGGAAGAGGCCCCTCCCCCACAGTGACTCACCCCCATCTCTTGCATTTGGCTGGGTCACTGATGCAGAACGAAGCTTTGACATGGTACCAGTCAGTCAAAGCTTTGTTTGCTATCACTCCTATCTCTTGGACCCATTTACTCATCAATGTTCAAGCTTAATTTTCTTCTGATAATTACAGCAAGAAACAACCCCTTCTTGCCCATTGCCAACAATAAATAAGCGTGGATTACTTTCTGTGCTCTGCAGTTATGATGTACAACATGGAGTATGGTGATTTTCCATTGTGATTGTATTCAAGGGAGTGACTAGAGAGCACAGGGACAAGCACAGAAGACAAGCGGGGTTGTGACCGTGAGAGCTGTGAGTAAGGAACGGTGGTGCACAGCAGGATAGATCGATTCTTATTTAGATGAAAATGAGGCTTGATGCTTGTGGGGTGAGAGGAGGGCAGCTTTAGCATCCAAATGAATAGAAGTTTCAAAGAAATGATCCTCAAATGCATCGCCAACAAAACATGAAGTTTACAAAGCCACTGAGTCTTTTTACTTTCAAGGAAGGTCTCTCTTGACAGTGAGCATGACTTGGGGTTAGGTAATAACCCCTGCAGCTTAACTCTCGCTTTTAACAACCTCCATGACCCAAGTAAATGGCATGTTAGAAGTTATTCTTTTAAGTGTTTGATTTTGATAAAGGTGCCTTTCGGTGTGACCAGGCTCTTCAGGTTCCTTGTTTGTACACTATtatcagaaagaaagaaaaataggaTCGTTTTgctattatatattaatatttcttTATACTTCAATACCTGATATTTGTAAAATTGTAGGTTTGGTTGTGGTAGGGATAACTTTTTAAGGAGTTAAAATCCACTGCTTGGTATAACCACCGAGAAGCCTGAATTGTGACTTGTACTATATGCACACGCAAAGAACAATTACTGTTTAGGTTTGCTGTATTTTCTATTCTTGTTGTCTCTAACTTGAGATTGATTAGCTACAGATTGTTGTAGATGGATGTGTGGAGAGTCAGCATAAACCACTGCCAGTTTGGTCCTACTCCCTCATGCACACCCATCATCTCTTCTCAGTGCAGCAAGGCTGGCTGCAGCTCTCCTCCACATCCATTCAGCCAGCCATTCGTCTTGGAAAGCTGTCTCTCTGATCTGAGTGATAAACTACAGCAGAATTGCCAAGTTTGCAAAAAACAAGGACACTTGTTTTCAATCTGTGCTGTCAACATTTTCATACTGAAAACTGATGGGATGTTTCATTCATCAGGGGTTTAGAACAGAATGATATTCTTAGGTTGGACTGTTTTGAGAATGGAAATTGCTCTTGAAATTGCCATCATTTTCCCACACAGATGGATATCAGTGCATTGACTTTTA
Encoded here:
- the dsn1 gene encoding kinetochore-associated protein DSN1 homolog isoform X3 — encoded protein: MVLRSEEGFGFLGARCEENYLKEKKMADKHSEAGQECCGSVAVADNVDVFQNETPDAGEVQSETDKLEMQTENTEGPSSPTVDPTARRKSWRRGTITRRSLRALTNPYQVLCRSISASLSQQNRLEKLMEASMRLAIERAHNSLRSVPDTSLESFQKQVEHMQKEWGYLAKSIRDEPGCHQLPAREASSSDPAVQKVWKAINRLQAESESWEALLNKHRSKAEELKRKVEQGQQGGVSLDTTSMAQSSQYHFIQSKPDYRALFCRQQPKLHTMAMIMDTQSKMVTELLSIKEQSQILVKETSGRLVAEAGFQDLSPGVIRNLMAAPLPSAAT
- the dsn1 gene encoding kinetochore-associated protein DSN1 homolog isoform X2, whose amino-acid sequence is MADKHSEAGQECCGSVAVADNVDVFQNEVNLVKRKSKRCSSTSPSTAPPNKCVRKVTDLLSPTTQTPDAGEVQSETDKLEMQTENTEGPSSPTVDPTARRKSWRRGTITRRSLRALTNPYQVLCRSISASLSQQNRLEKLMEASMRLAIERAHNSLRSVPDTSLESFQKQVEHMQKEWGYLAKSIRDEPGCHQLPAREASSSDPAVQKVWKAINRLQAESESWEALLNKHRSKAEELKRKVEQGQQGGVSLDTTSMAQSSQYHFIQSKPDYRALFCRQQPKLHTMAMIMDTQSKMVTELLSIKEQSQILVKETSGRLVAEAGFQDLSPGVIRNLMAAPLPSAAT
- the dsn1 gene encoding kinetochore-associated protein DSN1 homolog isoform X1; its protein translation is MVLRSEEGFGFLGARCEENYLKEKKMADKHSEAGQECCGSVAVADNVDVFQNEVNLVKRKSKRCSSTSPSTAPPNKCVRKVTDLLSPTTQTPDAGEVQSETDKLEMQTENTEGPSSPTVDPTARRKSWRRGTITRRSLRALTNPYQVLCRSISASLSQQNRLEKLMEASMRLAIERAHNSLRSVPDTSLESFQKQVEHMQKEWGYLAKSIRDEPGCHQLPAREASSSDPAVQKVWKAINRLQAESESWEALLNKHRSKAEELKRKVEQGQQGGVSLDTTSMAQSSQYHFIQSKPDYRALFCRQQPKLHTMAMIMDTQSKMVTELLSIKEQSQILVKETSGRLVAEAGFQDLSPGVIRNLMAAPLPSAAT